One Deltaproteobacteria bacterium genomic region harbors:
- a CDS encoding TonB-dependent receptor yields MNYIGKIILSFIAVFVLFPVIALSSERQMEREELLFWEIPKVITATKTVQSLPEAPATVVVITRAQIKHRGYRNLLDLLKDMPGVDVQDRCCQETYNSIAMRGIFKQEKIIIMMDGHRISSPTGEKLPIAENFPLYNARQVEIVYGPASALYGADAFAGVINIITEDPDRINGLDLTTAAGSFGYKYGHFNFGGKLSENTKISLAAHSHSSDNADLPDYYDEYKLEDIYYDHDHNGGTADVLLVAGKDRNFDMGTKSHTGFLKLDINDEFTLGYSRSFFRHPSGQGSTPDKALFDNNVKWETLVNNYYADYNFKSGRNLSGESSLSYLTYEVLPGSKFINNFTNFENTAYKYANGKRFKIEQQLNYEINEKNTIVGGISFEDFYALPKTFDLTNEYDRDLSSDEQGFSYAGTNESIPMKIYELRYKNYGAYLQLQSSLNEIISATLGARYDENSRYGDTFNPRLGFVVEPAKNTRVKLLYGEASQAPSPFNAYAGFGAFESGPDIDGDYVGGYFHLPNHDLKPEKLRTYELGLHHSSPSRLTVSANIFYTEIDDLILDSDWYTTTNTTAIEGGKINPWKRKENIGEANYYGGELSLDFEHRLSGINMRYWINYSYVDGRQQKEGYKETEHQSIAKNKIKSGLTASYGNFYITPAIKWIGRTNNRLVLSTSKSYSKDERTVDDYVLVNLHMGLNELVGGLSTTLNIQNLLDKRYYNNGEGSQRFLSMPQEPRRIVFSLNYKF; encoded by the coding sequence ATGAATTATATAGGAAAAATCATCTTATCGTTTATTGCTGTTTTTGTTCTTTTCCCTGTTATTGCTCTCTCAAGTGAAAGACAGATGGAGCGGGAAGAACTGCTTTTTTGGGAAATCCCCAAAGTTATTACAGCGACAAAGACCGTACAATCTTTACCTGAAGCGCCTGCCACAGTTGTGGTTATAACCAGGGCGCAAATAAAGCATCGGGGTTATCGTAACCTCCTTGACTTACTGAAAGATATGCCGGGAGTTGATGTGCAGGATAGATGCTGTCAGGAAACATACAATAGCATAGCTATGAGAGGAATATTTAAGCAGGAAAAAATAATCATCATGATGGATGGTCACCGCATAAGTTCACCGACTGGTGAAAAGCTTCCTATTGCAGAAAACTTCCCTCTCTATAATGCACGGCAGGTAGAAATAGTTTATGGACCGGCTTCAGCCCTGTATGGTGCCGATGCTTTTGCCGGTGTGATTAATATTATTACAGAAGACCCTGACCGCATTAATGGATTGGACTTGACGACGGCGGCAGGCTCTTTTGGTTACAAATACGGTCACTTTAATTTTGGCGGAAAACTTTCAGAAAATACCAAAATTTCACTTGCCGCCCATTCTCACTCTTCCGACAATGCTGATCTTCCCGACTATTATGATGAATACAAGCTGGAAGATATTTATTATGATCATGACCATAATGGGGGCACTGCGGATGTGCTGCTCGTTGCCGGCAAAGACAGAAACTTCGATATGGGGACCAAGAGCCACACCGGTTTTTTAAAGCTTGATATTAATGATGAGTTTACTTTGGGCTATAGTAGATCATTTTTCAGACATCCTTCCGGCCAGGGGAGTACGCCTGATAAAGCGTTATTTGATAACAATGTGAAGTGGGAAACCCTTGTTAATAATTATTATGCCGACTACAACTTTAAGAGCGGTCGTAATTTATCGGGAGAATCTTCTCTGAGTTATCTTACCTATGAAGTTCTGCCCGGAAGCAAATTTATTAATAATTTTACTAATTTTGAAAATACCGCATACAAATATGCCAACGGGAAAAGGTTCAAGATTGAGCAGCAGCTGAACTATGAAATAAACGAGAAAAATACTATTGTCGGTGGAATCTCTTTCGAAGACTTTTATGCATTGCCGAAAACTTTCGATCTCACGAATGAGTATGACAGGGACTTATCCTCTGATGAGCAAGGTTTTTCCTATGCAGGTACGAATGAAAGTATTCCGATGAAGATATACGAACTGCGCTATAAGAACTATGGCGCTTATTTGCAGTTACAATCAAGTTTAAACGAAATAATATCAGCTACCCTGGGGGCACGATATGATGAAAACAGCCGTTATGGGGATACGTTTAATCCCAGGCTTGGTTTTGTTGTAGAGCCTGCTAAGAATACCAGGGTGAAACTTCTCTATGGAGAGGCTTCGCAAGCGCCTTCTCCTTTTAATGCATATGCCGGTTTTGGTGCTTTTGAAAGTGGACCAGATATTGATGGAGATTATGTGGGCGGCTACTTTCACCTTCCTAATCATGATTTAAAACCTGAAAAATTAAGGACCTATGAATTGGGATTGCACCACAGTTCACCTTCCAGGCTCACAGTTAGCGCAAATATTTTTTATACTGAAATTGATGATTTAATATTGGATTCAGACTGGTATACTACGACAAATACTACTGCTATTGAGGGTGGAAAGATTAATCCCTGGAAAAGGAAAGAAAATATTGGGGAAGCCAATTATTATGGTGGGGAGCTGTCGCTCGATTTTGAGCATAGACTTTCCGGGATAAATATGCGCTATTGGATAAACTATTCTTATGTTGACGGCAGACAACAAAAAGAGGGCTACAAAGAGACAGAACATCAATCCATAGCCAAAAACAAAATAAAGAGTGGTCTCACAGCATCGTATGGCAACTTTTATATTACCCCTGCCATCAAGTGGATTGGTCGGACAAATAACAGGCTTGTTTTAAGTACTTCTAAATCTTATTCCAAAGATGAACGGACTGTAGATGACTATGTCCTGGTGAATCTTCATATGGGTCTGAATGAACTGGTTGGGGGGCTTTCCACTACACTTAATATTCAGAATCTACTTGATAAAAGATATTACAATAATGGAGAGGGTTCACAGCGGTTTCTATCCATGCCCCAAGAACCAAGACGCATTGTCTTCAGTTTGAATTATAAGTTCTAA
- a CDS encoding CDP-alcohol phosphatidyltransferase family protein has protein sequence MEKFSTEKASKFKEEHRYFNVNHLWAPGFMRVVEILYYTPVRPEFIVLTSLFIGIIASYLYSMGEFYLSLPAAVLVVIKNYFDNVDGHLARAKGMASRLGRFLDSLADALVYLCLFTGIAYNLAERNASPPAFGYAYFAMTMAFIQCSFYNYYLVSYKTCLYGEGINKTDESREDEKEKYDENGFRGLLLFILHWIYRLLYGWQDKLVAAVDKKAYQKFKLKNDHLDEKEAENIWYTNKKFVTLFSPLCFGTQIFTLFLFTICDNIAGFLISLIVPWNIYLLVVYFLKINSSLRKKNETNNY, from the coding sequence ATGGAAAAGTTCTCAACAGAAAAAGCGTCAAAGTTCAAGGAAGAGCACAGGTATTTTAACGTTAACCACCTCTGGGCTCCCGGCTTCATGCGTGTTGTAGAAATACTTTATTACACGCCGGTAAGGCCGGAATTTATCGTTTTGACCTCCCTTTTCATAGGAATCATCGCATCTTACCTTTATTCCATGGGAGAATTTTATCTTTCTCTTCCAGCTGCGGTATTAGTTGTTATCAAAAATTATTTTGATAACGTAGATGGCCACCTGGCCAGAGCAAAGGGGATGGCAAGCAGGTTAGGGCGATTTCTCGACTCGCTGGCAGATGCCCTTGTTTATCTCTGTCTCTTCACAGGCATCGCTTATAACCTGGCGGAAAGGAATGCTTCTCCACCGGCATTCGGCTATGCCTATTTTGCCATGACCATGGCTTTTATCCAGTGTTCTTTTTACAATTATTACCTTGTGAGCTACAAAACCTGTCTCTATGGCGAGGGAATAAACAAGACCGATGAATCACGGGAAGATGAAAAGGAAAAATACGATGAAAATGGTTTTCGCGGTCTCTTGCTTTTTATATTGCATTGGATTTACCGGCTTCTATATGGCTGGCAGGACAAACTCGTTGCAGCAGTAGACAAAAAAGCCTATCAAAAATTCAAATTGAAAAACGATCATCTCGACGAAAAAGAAGCAGAAAACATCTGGTACACAAATAAAAAATTTGTTACCCTTTTCTCCCCTTTATGCTTTGGAACGCAGATTTTTACGCTCTTCCTTTTTACTATCTGTGACAACATTGCAGGCTTTTTAATTTCCCTGATAGTGCCCTGGAATATTTATTTACTGGTAGTTTATTTTCTGAAAATAAATTCATCACTGAGAAAAAAAAACGAAACTAACAATTACTAA
- a CDS encoding YchF/TatD family DNA exonuclease has protein sequence MEKSSKKITFIDSHAHLDFPDYGPDLDSVIERANAAGVARIITVGTSLAGSRSSLELARKYPFIYATAGVHPHEAGEVRKETCDGIKALLQNENVLAVGEVGLDYHYDHSSREVQREVFRRFIALSREAHLPLVIHTREAERDTLEILRSEKAGEEGGVIHCFSGTPEMAVDCIKLGFYISIPGIVTFRKATNIHEVVRKIPIEKMLIETDSPYLAPVPYRGKRNEPSYVVKVAEKIAELKGLSLEDVARITTMNTEKLFRIGNLEKAKIAYRIRDSLYLNITSRCTNACPFCPKNRDFVVKGHYLELERDPDFAEIISAIDDPSPYEEVVFCGFGEPLLRLDVIKEVAAWLKEKGAKVRINTDGLANAVYKRNILPELDGLIDALSVSLNADTPELYDKICRPPFTGAYEAVKDFIKEAGKHIPHVTASVVGIPNLDIEKCRKIAEEELGAAFRLRPLNEVG, from the coding sequence ATGGAAAAGAGCAGTAAAAAAATTACATTTATCGACTCTCATGCCCATCTTGATTTTCCCGATTATGGTCCGGACCTTGATTCGGTTATTGAAAGGGCAAATGCGGCAGGTGTGGCCAGGATCATAACTGTCGGCACCTCGCTTGCCGGGAGCAGGTCTTCTCTTGAACTGGCCCGCAAGTATCCTTTCATATACGCAACGGCCGGTGTTCACCCTCACGAAGCGGGAGAGGTAAGAAAGGAGACCTGCGACGGTATAAAGGCGCTTTTGCAAAATGAAAATGTTCTTGCCGTCGGTGAGGTGGGCCTCGATTATCATTATGACCATTCTTCCAGGGAGGTGCAAAGAGAAGTCTTCAGACGCTTTATTGCCCTGTCGAGGGAAGCGCATTTGCCGCTCGTTATTCATACGCGTGAGGCGGAAAGGGATACCCTGGAGATTCTGCGCAGTGAGAAAGCAGGAGAAGAAGGGGGCGTTATTCACTGTTTTTCAGGCACGCCTGAAATGGCTGTGGACTGCATCAAACTCGGTTTTTATATTTCCATTCCCGGCATTGTTACCTTCAGGAAGGCGACTAACATTCATGAAGTAGTGAGAAAAATCCCCATTGAAAAGATGCTCATAGAGACGGACTCCCCTTACCTTGCGCCTGTTCCATACCGGGGCAAGAGGAATGAACCCTCTTATGTGGTAAAAGTCGCCGAAAAGATTGCCGAGCTTAAGGGCCTTTCCCTCGAAGATGTAGCGAGAATTACAACGATGAATACGGAAAAGCTCTTTCGCATAGGGAACCTTGAAAAAGCAAAAATTGCTTACAGGATCAGGGATTCGCTTTACCTTAATATTACCAGCCGCTGCACCAATGCCTGTCCCTTTTGTCCCAAAAACAGGGATTTCGTTGTTAAGGGCCATTATCTGGAGCTTGAAAGAGATCCTGATTTTGCAGAGATAATCAGCGCCATTGACGATCCCTCTCCCTATGAGGAGGTTGTTTTTTGCGGCTTTGGAGAACCCTTGCTAAGGCTGGATGTCATTAAGGAAGTCGCGGCATGGCTTAAGGAAAAAGGGGCAAAGGTAAGAATCAATACGGACGGTCTTGCCAATGCCGTTTATAAGCGAAATATTCTGCCCGAACTTGATGGCCTTATCGATGCCCTTTCGGTAAGCCTCAATGCGGATACTCCCGAGCTTTATGATAAAATCTGCCGTCCCCCCTTTACCGGCGCCTACGAAGCGGTGAAAGACTTCATCAAAGAGGCGGGAAAGCACATTCCCCATGTGACGGCTTCTGTCGTCGGCATCCCGAATCTCGATATTGAGAAGTGCCGGAAAATTGCCGAAGAGGAGCTTGGCGCTGCCTTCAGGTTGAGACCGCTCAATGAAGTAGGGTAA
- a CDS encoding TRL-like family protein, with amino-acid sequence MKKRMLKSMILMGLAFPVLLAGCGAIYTNIKTPLPSLSVKPTAANKAKAGSSICSSYAWLVAVGDCSIEAAMNNGGISKVHHVDRQKQTYFFDVYTKDTVIVYGE; translated from the coding sequence ATGAAAAAAAGAATGCTCAAATCCATGATATTGATGGGACTGGCTTTTCCGGTGCTGCTTGCCGGGTGCGGCGCTATCTACACAAATATAAAAACACCTCTGCCGAGCCTGAGTGTCAAGCCGACTGCCGCCAACAAGGCAAAAGCGGGAAGTTCCATTTGCAGTTCCTATGCCTGGCTTGTGGCGGTGGGCGATTGCAGCATTGAGGCCGCCATGAATAACGGCGGGATCAGCAAGGTACATCACGTGGACCGTCAGAAACAGACCTACTTCTTTGATGTCTACACAAAAGATACGGTAATTGTTTACGGCGAGTAA
- a CDS encoding SPASM domain-containing protein: MFIESSRKIIRGQNYGDISKKKLLNYYSTYYEINARFPDPSQVLIETRTDCNRKCSFCPQSHHERPFKEMEWTVFEKIISDLANVNFSGRIAFFITNEPLLETRLLKMLRHTKENCPRAFLDINTNGQLLTASLLEDLFKEGLDNINIEDYMSAEKYDKGYKAPNIKEIIKSFKDNPKITYHKRSTNEVLSNRAGNVKKESSLTKEKSVNNFCYYPFKKLAIGSTGEVVLCCMDYKYEVCFDHIMEHNIFTIWHSEPANNYRRMLLSGKRENFCANCDEGLYEEKS, from the coding sequence ATGTTTATTGAAAGCTCAAGAAAAATAATAAGAGGACAAAACTACGGCGATATATCAAAAAAAAAGTTATTGAATTACTACAGCACATATTATGAAATAAACGCCAGATTTCCTGATCCATCACAGGTTTTAATTGAAACCAGAACTGATTGCAATAGAAAATGTAGCTTTTGCCCACAATCTCACCATGAACGTCCATTCAAAGAAATGGAATGGACAGTTTTTGAAAAAATTATTAGTGACTTAGCTAATGTCAACTTTTCAGGACGTATAGCCTTTTTCATAACCAATGAGCCACTTTTAGAAACCCGTTTACTTAAAATGCTACGACACACGAAAGAAAATTGCCCGAGAGCGTTCCTGGATATCAACACCAATGGACAACTTTTAACAGCCTCATTACTTGAAGATCTCTTTAAGGAAGGACTTGATAATATCAATATTGAGGATTACATGTCTGCTGAAAAATATGATAAAGGCTACAAAGCCCCTAACATTAAAGAAATCATCAAGAGTTTTAAAGATAATCCCAAGATAACATATCACAAACGGAGTACAAACGAGGTACTATCAAATAGAGCTGGGAATGTCAAAAAAGAGTCTTCTTTAACCAAAGAGAAATCTGTTAACAATTTTTGTTATTACCCTTTTAAAAAGCTCGCAATAGGATCCACGGGAGAGGTTGTTCTATGCTGTATGGACTATAAATATGAGGTGTGCTTTGATCACATTATGGAACATAACATATTTACAATATGGCACTCTGAACCTGCCAATAATTACCGTCGAATGCTTTTATCCGGTAAACGTGAAAATTTTTGTGCAAATTGTGATGAAGGTCTTTATGAAGAAAAAAGTTAG
- the metG gene encoding methionine--tRNA ligase: protein MNNKFYITTPIYYVNDVPHIGHAYTTVAADVMARYRRLEGDEVFFLTGTDEHGQKVEKAAAAKGEAPIELADRVVKRFSGLWEKLNISNDDFVRTTEERHRKTAQELFRRVEEKGDIYLGEYEDWYCTPCETFLTENQLIDGNCPDCKRPVDKLKEESYFFKMSAYQERLLKHIEENPDFIQPQSRRNEIISFVKEGLRDLSISRTTFKWGIPVPGNERHVIYVWFDALTNYITAPGCFSEEERFNKFWPANVHLIGKDILRFHAVYWPTFLMAAGLPLPNKVFAHGWWTVEGEKMSKSLGNVVDPYSVADEFGVDPFRYFLMREVSFGLDGDYSVNAFIGRINSDLGNDLGNLLNRSLTMAEKYADGVIPAAKKGDPLDDNLVSVAAQSLRGYRESMNNLAFNRALDHLWELIRETNRYIDHSAPWKLAKEKDRLDTVIYTFIESLRHISIMLSPFMPESAKKMWIQLGIADVEDRLTLSSIEQWGAFPVGLKVKKGEILFPRVEVKKEEKTNKKQKEKLEKKADMENVISIDDFMKVELKAGIIKAAERVPKSEKLVRLQVDTGELRQVVAGIGKDYEPADLIGKQVAVVTNLKPVKLMGVESQGMILAAGGDGLKLTTFDGDVKAGTRIK from the coding sequence ATGAACAATAAATTTTATATAACGACCCCCATATATTATGTCAATGATGTTCCTCATATAGGTCATGCCTATACAACGGTGGCGGCTGACGTAATGGCCCGTTACAGGAGACTTGAAGGGGATGAGGTTTTTTTTCTGACGGGAACGGACGAGCATGGCCAGAAAGTGGAAAAGGCGGCTGCCGCAAAAGGAGAGGCGCCGATTGAGCTGGCCGACAGGGTGGTGAAGCGTTTCAGCGGTCTCTGGGAAAAGCTTAATATTTCCAATGATGATTTTGTCCGCACCACGGAAGAAAGGCACAGAAAGACGGCGCAGGAACTATTCCGGCGTGTTGAGGAAAAGGGAGATATTTATCTGGGAGAGTATGAAGACTGGTATTGCACGCCCTGTGAGACCTTTCTTACGGAGAATCAGTTAATCGATGGAAACTGTCCCGATTGCAAACGACCTGTTGATAAACTGAAAGAAGAGAGCTATTTCTTCAAAATGTCCGCCTACCAGGAAAGGCTTCTCAAGCATATCGAGGAAAATCCCGATTTTATTCAGCCCCAATCGAGAAGGAATGAGATCATCTCTTTTGTGAAAGAGGGCTTAAGGGATCTTAGTATCAGCCGGACGACCTTTAAATGGGGCATCCCCGTGCCGGGTAATGAAAGGCATGTTATCTACGTCTGGTTCGATGCGCTCACAAACTATATTACGGCGCCGGGCTGTTTTTCTGAAGAAGAGCGCTTCAATAAATTCTGGCCTGCTAATGTTCATCTTATCGGGAAGGACATATTGAGGTTTCACGCCGTCTATTGGCCTACCTTTCTCATGGCTGCCGGCCTGCCTCTGCCCAATAAGGTTTTTGCCCATGGCTGGTGGACCGTGGAAGGCGAAAAGATGTCCAAATCGCTGGGAAATGTGGTTGATCCCTACAGCGTAGCCGATGAGTTCGGTGTCGATCCTTTCCGCTATTTCCTCATGCGGGAGGTTTCTTTTGGACTCGATGGTGATTATTCGGTTAACGCCTTCATCGGGAGGATAAACAGCGACCTTGGTAATGATCTGGGAAATCTGCTTAACAGAAGCCTTACCATGGCTGAAAAATATGCAGATGGCGTCATCCCCGCAGCGAAGAAGGGTGACCCCCTTGACGACAATCTTGTCAGTGTTGCCGCACAAAGTCTCAGGGGCTACAGGGAATCCATGAACAACCTCGCCTTTAACAGGGCCCTCGATCATTTATGGGAGCTTATCAGGGAGACGAACAGGTATATCGACCACTCTGCGCCCTGGAAACTGGCAAAAGAGAAGGACCGTCTCGATACGGTGATTTACACATTTATAGAGTCGCTGAGGCATATTTCAATCATGCTTTCACCCTTTATGCCCGAGTCAGCCAAAAAGATGTGGATTCAGCTCGGTATAGCAGATGTTGAAGATCGCCTGACGCTTTCCAGTATTGAACAGTGGGGAGCTTTCCCGGTGGGGCTCAAGGTTAAAAAAGGGGAAATACTTTTCCCGCGGGTGGAAGTTAAGAAAGAAGAGAAAACTAATAAAAAGCAAAAAGAGAAGTTGGAGAAAAAGGCTGACATGGAAAATGTAATTTCTATTGATGATTTTATGAAGGTTGAACTGAAAGCCGGTATTATCAAAGCGGCCGAAAGAGTGCCTAAATCGGAAAAACTTGTCAGGCTCCAGGTCGATACGGGCGAGCTGAGGCAGGTTGTTGCCGGTATCGGAAAAGATTATGAGCCGGCAGACCTCATCGGCAAGCAGGTGGCCGTTGTAACCAATCTAAAGCCTGTCAAGCTGATGGGCGTTGAATCACAGGGAATGATCCTTGCCGCCGGTGGTGATGGACTTAAACTGACAACCTTTGACGGCGACGTTAAGGCGGGGACGAGAATCAAATAA